One window of Medicago truncatula cultivar Jemalong A17 chromosome 2, MtrunA17r5.0-ANR, whole genome shotgun sequence genomic DNA carries:
- the LOC25486470 gene encoding DEAD-box ATP-dependent RNA helicase 28, with translation MFLFDPPSDEEIEHYNPESEEEQGKSESESGVEEKEEEYKEPRVSKKKTQSPWDFTKYSESVAEEHARRSTTSVDDKIYAVRQRAMPIVAFPDTDDYSNSDSEPDKQEDYRSEEDGEEGNAGGDNKPFFAPSDGTSFSADSFLQLNLSRSLLLACEALGYAKPTPIQAACIPLALTGRDICGSAITGSGKTAAFALPTLERLLFRPKGVHAIRVLILTPTRELAVQVHSMIEELAKFTDNIRCCLIVGGVPTKGQEAALRSRPDIVVATPGRMIDHLRNSMSVDLDDLAVLILDEADRLLELGFSAEIQELVRVCPKKRQTMLFSATMTEEVDDLIKLSLSKPVRLSADPSAKRPASLTEEVVRIRRMREVNHEAVLLAMCTKTFTSKVIIFSGTKQAAHRLRIIFGLSGLKAAELHGNLTQAQRLDALEQFRKQQVDFLVATDVAARGLDIIGVQTVINFACPRDLTSYVHRVGRTARAGRAGSAVTFVTDSDRSLLKAIAKRAGSKLKSRIVAEQAILKWSQVIEQMEYQISEVLQEKREEMILRKAEMEATKAENMIAHRDEIFSRPKRTWFVTEKEKKLSAKAAKAYLDKEEGSSQKVISAEQAEDLKMKEKRKREREKNMPRKKRRKLEAAREMLENEEQDDKPKDKGANKNDKGGMALVDLAYRRAKAVKAVKRALDSGKVVKKPQKKSNKSNPPEKTSSRTEEMWEIFQTDMNDKKPKQRGSGVGKVKKSFKSKSRYKRK, from the exons ATGTTCCTCTTCGACCCTCCCAGTGACGAAGAAATTGAACACTACAATCCTGAATCAGAAGAAGAGCAAGgtaaatcagaatcagaatcaggagtagaagagaaagaagaagagtaCAAAGAACCACGAgtttcaaagaagaaaacacagTCTCCGTGGGATTTCACAAAATACTCGGAATCAGTAGCCGAAGAACATGCTCGCAGGAGTACAACCTCTGTAGACGACAAAATCTATGCCGTTAGACAACGTGCCATGCCCATTGTTGCTTTCCCCGACACCGATGACTACAGTAACTCTGACTCTGAACCTGATAAACAA GAAGATTATAGATCGGAAGAAGATGGAGAAGAGGGTAATGCTGGTGGTGACAACAAGCCCTTTTTTGCTCCTTCTGATGGAACCTCTTTTAGTGCCGATTCATTCTTGCAACTCAATTTGTCTCGCTCTTTACTCCTGGCTTGTGAGGCCTTGGGGTATGCTAAACCAACACCAATTCAG GCGGCTTGTATACCATTAGCATTGACTGGTCGTGATATATGTGGAAGCGCCATCACAGGATCGGGAAAG ACAGCTGCATTTGCGCTACCTACTTTAGAGCGATTGCTGTTCCGTCCAAAAGGTGTGCATGCAATAAGGGTTCTTATTCTTACTCCAACAAGAGAGTTGGCAGTCCA AGTTCACAGTATGATAGAGGAGCTTGCTAAATTTACTGATAATATAAGGTGTTGCCTGATTGTTGGTGGTGTGCCAACGAAG GGGCAAGAGGCTGCCTTGAGATCAAGGCCAGACATTGTTGTGGCTACTCCAGGACGCATGATTGACCATTTGCGCAATTCGATGTCGGTGGATTTGGATGATCTCGCTGTTTTAATCCTTGATGAAGCAGATCGTCTTTTGGAGCTTGGATTTAGTGCTGAAATTCAGGAACTT gTTCGCGTGTGTCCCAAAAAAAGGCAGACCATGCTGTTTTCTGCAACCATGACCGAGGAGGTTGATGATCTTATTAAACTTTCCCTGTCAAAACCCGTGCGTCTTTCTGCTGATCCATCTGCAAAACGGCCAGCATCCTTGACTGAGGA aGTGGTTAGAATAAGAAGAATGCGTGAAGTCAATCATGAAGCAGTTCTCCTTGCAATGTGCACCAAAACTTTTACCTCTAAAGTGATAATTTTCAG TGGAACAAAGCAAGCGGCACATAGGCTGAGGATTATTTTTGGATTATCTGGATTGAAAGCTGCTGAGCTTCATGGAAATCTTACTCAGGCCCAACGTCTTGAT GCTTTGGAACAGTTCAGGAAGCAGCAAGTGGATTTTTTGGTTGCGACTGATGTGGCTGCTCGT GGCCTTGACATTATCGGTGTTCAAACAGTTATCAATTTTGCATGTCCTCGTGATCTTACCAG CTATGTTCATCGAGTGGGTCGTACTGCAAGAGCTGGGAGAGCGGGATCTGCTGTCACATTTGTTACTGATAGTGACCGATCACTTCTAAAAGCTATT GCAAAGAGGGCTGGGTCAAAGCTGAAAAGCCGCATTGTTGCAGAACAAGCTATACTCAAGTGGTCTCAAGTAATTGAGCAAATGGAGTATCAAATTTCTGAAGTACTTCAAGAAAAGAG GGAAGAAATGATCCTAAGGAAAGCTGAAATGGAGGCCACCAAG GCCGAAAACATGATTGCACATAGGGACGAGATATTCTCCCGCCCCAAAAGAACTTGGTTTGTTacagagaaggagaagaagcttTCAGCTAAAGCAGCAAAA GCATACTTGGATAAGGAAGAGGGTTCTTCTCAGAAGGTGATTAGTGCCGAGCAAGCTGAGGACCTCaaaatgaaggaaaagaggAAGCGAGAGCGAGAG AAAAATATGCCTAGGAAGAAGCGCAGAAAGCTGGAAGCTGCTAGAGAGATGTTGGAGAACGAGGAGCAGGATGACAAGCCAAAA GATAAGGGGGCAAATAAGAATGATAAGGGTGGAATGGCACTTGTTGATCTTGCATACCGACGTGCAAAAGCAGTAAAGGCCGTCAAGAGAGCACTAGATTCTGGAAAGGTTGTGAAGAAGCCTCAAAAGAAATCTAATAAATCTAATCCTCCGGAAAAGACTTCTTCAAGGACAGAAGAGATGTGGGAGATATTCCAGACTGACATGAACGATAAAAAGCCGAAACAAAGAGGTTCTGGAGTAGGAAAGGTCAAGAAATCGTTCAAAAGCAAGTCAAG GTACAAGAGGAAGTAG
- the LOC25486472 gene encoding protein Brevis radix-like 4 — MLTCIARPKKLEEDSESNNNAKSVKSLTCQIKDMALKASGVYKSCNPCTPATRLRNGGSESEVSDSEKFRRTRTWGKEMEARLKGISSGEGTPSSSSSSFGGGSGRRVVVLEEEEGKEWVAQVEPGVLITFVSLPRGGNDLKRIRFSRDIFNKWQAQRWWAENYDKVMELYNVQRLNRQAFPLPTPARSEDESSKRESIADSPVTPPLTKEQLSRNLFRPTGMGMGYSSSDSYDQHSMQSKHYQYDLSGMNSTPKVSTISAAKTDISSVAASIRSSSSREADRSGDLSMSNASDPDSEWVEEDEPGVYITIRSMPGGKREIRRVRFSREKFGEMHARLWWEENRARVHAQYL; from the exons ATGCTTACATGCATAGCACGTCCAAAGAAACTCGAAGAAGATTCAGAATCAAACAACAATGCAAAGAGCGTAAAATCTTTGACATGTCAGATAAAAGACATGGCATTGAAAGCTTCAGGTGTATACAAAAGCTGTAATCCTTGTACTCCTGCAACCCGCCTCCGAAACGGTGGCTCCGAGTCAGAAGTTTCTGACTCGGAGAAGTTTCGGAGGACGAGGACGTGGGGGAAGGAGATGGAAGCTAGGTTGAAGGGGATATCAAGTGGAGAAGGGACGCCAAGTTCGTCTTCTTCGTCGTTTGGTGGAGGAAGTGGGAGGAGAGTGGTGGTTCTTGAGGAGGAGGAGGGCAAGGAGTGGGTGGCACAAGTGGAGCCTGGTGTTTTGATTACTTTTGTGTCTCTTCCAAGAGGTGGTAATGATCTCAAGCGGATACGGTTCAG TCGCGATATATTTAACAAATGGCAAGCTCAAAGATGGTGGGCAGAGAACTATGATAAGGTCATGGAGCTTTACAATGTTCAAAGGCTTAACCGCCAAGCCTTTCCGCTTCCAACTCCGGCAAGATCTGAAGACGAG AGTTCGAAGCGTGAATCAATAGCAGACAGCCCAGTGACACCTCCACTGACAAAGGAACAACTATCACGCAATTTATTCCGACCAACAGGAATGGGAATGGGATACTCGTCCTCAGATTCCTATGATCAACACTCAATGCAGTCCAAACATTATCAGTATGACTTGAGTGGTATGAACTCAACCCCAAAGGTTTCAACCATTAGTGCCGCTAAGACAGATATATCATCAGTAGCTGCTTCTATAAGAAGTAGCTCTTCTAGAGAAGCTGATCGCTCTGGTGATTTATCGATGAGCAATGCTAGTGATCCGGATAGTGAGTGGGTTGAGGAAGATGAACCTGGTGTTTATATTACCATCAGGTCTATGCCAGGCGGCAAAAGGGAGATCAGAAGAGTCAGGTTCAG TCGAGAAAAATTTGGGGAGATGCATGCTAGACTATGGTGGGAAGAGAATCGCGCCAGAGTACATGCACAATACTTGTGA